The Pseudodesulfovibrio sp. zrk46 genome contains a region encoding:
- a CDS encoding nucleoside-diphosphate sugar epimerase/dehydratase codes for MKLNLPNLRNVNFYVMFIADMLIFTLALLLSYSFRFDFNIPAPFFMQFKGLLKYVLVFKALAFVFFGLYRGMWRYTSVDDFWKLLRITAVQNLILITFVLFRFSFIGVPRSIFVIDWVLTLLFCSGLRLSIRAFYTSSEGLAVSAVPRKTVLVVGGGRAAERIGRELASNPVQYRLVGFLDDDKAKVGRTIHGKPVLGGLDIMKHTVDSEEVDEIFIAVSEASGEQMRMIADACKGTGVPYKILPAMTEIMDGKVDIKALRDVDYLDLLGRSPVSLDTKGIEGYLTGQTVLVTGCGGSIGSELCRQIVRFRPGHIVLVDSGEYNLYQIQMELHHDLGFTNYSTVLGNITDSDLMAKTFAEHTPSVVFHAAAYKHVPMLERNPWQAVRNNILGSRTVMEAAVESGVERFVVVSTDKAVRPTNVMGASKRVTELLMQSMHGHGTRFMAVRFGNVVGSSGSVVPLFRRQIEAGGPVTVTHPDVTRYFMSISEASQLILQAGSMGEKGTGGEIFVLDMGIPVKIADMARDLIRLSGKEPDVDVEIAFTGLREGEKLFEELITEGEGIVRTEHEKILVLGTDCCASADSLDGEIAALLHAAEHYDGDTIRAILMRVVPEYIPAEN; via the coding sequence ATGAAGCTGAATCTGCCCAACCTACGAAATGTGAATTTTTACGTCATGTTCATTGCGGACATGTTGATCTTCACGCTCGCCCTGCTTCTGTCTTATTCCTTCCGCTTCGACTTCAACATTCCTGCCCCTTTCTTTATGCAGTTCAAGGGGTTGCTCAAATATGTTCTGGTCTTCAAGGCCTTGGCCTTTGTCTTCTTCGGTCTGTACCGAGGCATGTGGCGCTACACCAGCGTGGATGATTTCTGGAAACTGCTACGCATTACTGCCGTTCAGAACTTGATCCTGATCACGTTCGTTTTATTCCGCTTTTCCTTTATCGGTGTGCCGCGTTCCATCTTTGTCATCGACTGGGTCCTGACCCTGCTCTTTTGTAGCGGGCTGCGCCTGTCCATTCGTGCCTTTTATACCTCCAGCGAAGGGCTGGCTGTCTCTGCGGTGCCCCGCAAAACCGTCCTCGTGGTGGGCGGTGGACGGGCTGCAGAAAGAATCGGTCGCGAGCTGGCCAGCAACCCGGTTCAGTATCGGCTGGTGGGGTTTCTGGATGACGATAAGGCCAAGGTGGGGCGAACCATCCATGGCAAACCCGTGCTGGGTGGTCTCGACATCATGAAACACACCGTGGACAGCGAAGAGGTGGACGAAATCTTCATCGCCGTGTCCGAAGCGTCCGGCGAACAGATGCGTATGATTGCCGATGCCTGCAAAGGGACCGGCGTCCCTTACAAGATCCTTCCTGCCATGACCGAGATCATGGATGGCAAGGTGGATATCAAGGCGCTTCGTGACGTGGATTACCTCGATCTCCTCGGTCGTTCTCCGGTCTCGCTGGATACGAAAGGTATCGAGGGGTATCTCACGGGCCAGACCGTGCTGGTGACCGGCTGCGGAGGCTCCATCGGTTCCGAACTCTGCCGTCAGATCGTCCGCTTCAGGCCGGGACATATCGTGCTGGTGGATTCAGGCGAGTACAATCTCTATCAGATCCAGATGGAGCTGCATCACGACCTCGGTTTCACCAACTACTCCACGGTACTGGGCAATATCACGGACAGCGATCTCATGGCCAAGACCTTTGCCGAGCATACACCCTCGGTGGTCTTTCACGCCGCAGCCTACAAGCATGTACCTATGCTGGAGCGCAACCCGTGGCAGGCCGTTCGCAACAATATCCTGGGCTCCCGTACCGTCATGGAAGCTGCTGTGGAGAGCGGAGTTGAGCGGTTTGTTGTCGTCTCCACCGATAAGGCCGTGCGTCCCACCAATGTAATGGGCGCCTCCAAGCGCGTGACCGAACTGCTCATGCAATCCATGCACGGCCACGGTACCCGCTTCATGGCTGTTCGTTTCGGCAACGTGGTGGGCTCCAGTGGCTCGGTTGTGCCGCTCTTCCGTCGCCAGATCGAGGCAGGTGGGCCGGTCACGGTCACCCATCCCGATGTGACCCGCTATTTCATGTCCATATCCGAGGCCTCCCAGCTCATTTTGCAAGCTGGCAGCATGGGCGAGAAGGGCACCGGCGGCGAGATCTTCGTGCTGGATATGGGTATCCCGGTCAAGATCGCGGATATGGCCCGCGACCTCATCCGCCTATCGGGCAAGGAGCCTGATGTGGACGTGGAGATCGCCTTTACCGGCCTGCGTGAGGGCGAGAAGCTCTTCGAAGAGCTCATCACCGAGGGCGAGGGCATCGTCCGCACCGAGCACGAGAAGATTCTGGTCCTCGGAACCGACTGCTGCGCCTCTGCCGATTCTCTGGACGGCGAAATTGCCGCCCTGCTCCATGCTGCAGAGCACTATGATGGCGACACTATCCGTGCCATCCTCATGCGTGTGGTTCCCGAATATATTCCTGCCGAAAATTAG
- a CDS encoding aminotransferase class I/II-fold pyridoxal phosphate-dependent enzyme gives MSSKRIYLSPPHMGGTELDFVKQAFESNFIAPLGPQLAQFEERFCELTGFKYCLGLASGTAAMHLALRLLGVKEGDVVIASTLTFIGSISPATFLGAELHFVDCDRDTWNMDPVLLQQAVEEVQAAGKRVGAVVPTDLYGQCADYDAIRAVCEPHNIPLVIDAAEAVGATYKGNHAGFGGDAAIYSFNGNKIITTSGGGMLASNDKDFIDKARWLSQQARDDAPHYEHTTIGYNYRMSNVVAAIGLGQMDALPGFVKRLREIAQWYETELGGLPGVEFMPEAAYGEANRWLTVMLVDDSCGVTPEEIRLALEAENIESRPVWKPMHLQPVFKDTPRTGGEVSEDLFRRGICLPSGSALTEEDLKRVAQVIKNVVK, from the coding sequence ATGAGCAGCAAACGCATTTATCTTTCCCCGCCGCACATGGGCGGTACTGAACTGGACTTTGTGAAGCAGGCCTTCGAGTCTAACTTCATCGCGCCGCTTGGGCCGCAACTTGCACAGTTTGAGGAACGGTTTTGTGAACTGACCGGTTTCAAGTATTGCCTGGGCCTTGCCAGCGGCACGGCGGCCATGCATCTGGCCCTGCGCCTTCTTGGCGTGAAAGAGGGTGACGTTGTCATCGCCTCGACCCTGACCTTTATCGGGTCGATCTCGCCAGCCACATTTCTTGGAGCGGAACTTCATTTTGTGGACTGTGACCGGGATACATGGAACATGGACCCGGTTCTGCTGCAACAAGCCGTGGAAGAGGTGCAAGCCGCAGGTAAGCGCGTGGGGGCGGTTGTGCCTACGGACCTTTACGGTCAGTGTGCGGATTACGATGCCATCCGTGCCGTGTGCGAACCGCACAATATCCCGTTGGTCATCGATGCGGCCGAGGCCGTGGGGGCCACTTACAAGGGCAACCATGCCGGATTCGGCGGCGACGCTGCCATCTATTCCTTCAACGGCAACAAGATCATCACCACCAGTGGTGGCGGCATGCTGGCCTCGAACGACAAGGACTTTATCGACAAGGCGCGCTGGCTTTCCCAGCAGGCCCGCGATGACGCTCCACACTACGAACACACCACCATCGGCTACAATTACCGCATGTCTAATGTGGTGGCCGCCATCGGACTTGGTCAGATGGACGCCCTGCCGGGGTTTGTGAAACGGTTGCGAGAGATCGCCCAGTGGTATGAGACGGAACTGGGCGGATTGCCCGGAGTTGAATTCATGCCCGAGGCCGCGTATGGAGAGGCCAACCGATGGCTTACCGTCATGCTGGTGGATGATTCTTGCGGTGTAACGCCCGAAGAAATCCGATTGGCGTTGGAGGCGGAGAACATCGAGTCCCGCCCGGTATGGAAGCCAATGCATCTCCAGCCGGTGTTCAAGGATACACCCCGGACCGGCGGCGAGGTGAGTGAGGATCTGTTCCGGCGAGGCATCTGTCTGCCGTCCGGATCGGCCCTGACAGAAGAAGACCTGAAGCGTGTCGCACAGGTTATAAAAAACGTGGTGAAATGA
- a CDS encoding HAD family hydrolase: MVIKGVVFDMDDTLCLERDYVKSGFRAVARHVGDVADEDAVFKAMWSMFESGVRGDTFNRLLDEFPAIADKYEIPELVEAYRTHHPDISIIPAMRKVIDALRAKGMPMGVLSDGPLASQKAKAEALGVGELVDKVVLTDALGREHWKPDTAGFELLSSSLGVEHNGLVYVGDNPVKDFIAPRKLGWLALRLRLPGQLREADEPADEAAAPHEEVGTIQELAARLGVDI; this comes from the coding sequence ATGGTAATCAAGGGCGTGGTCTTTGACATGGACGATACCCTCTGTCTGGAGCGGGATTACGTTAAGAGCGGGTTTCGGGCCGTGGCCCGCCACGTGGGCGACGTGGCCGACGAAGACGCGGTGTTCAAAGCCATGTGGTCGATGTTCGAATCCGGTGTGCGTGGCGATACCTTCAATCGCTTGCTGGACGAGTTCCCGGCCATCGCTGACAAATACGAGATACCAGAGCTGGTCGAAGCATATCGTACGCATCATCCCGATATTTCCATCATCCCGGCCATGCGCAAGGTGATTGATGCTTTGCGCGCCAAGGGTATGCCCATGGGCGTGCTGTCCGATGGTCCGCTGGCATCGCAGAAGGCCAAGGCCGAGGCTCTAGGCGTTGGCGAGCTGGTGGACAAGGTCGTTTTGACCGATGCATTGGGGCGGGAGCATTGGAAGCCGGACACCGCTGGTTTTGAGCTGCTGTCGTCGAGTCTCGGGGTCGAACACAACGGGCTTGTCTATGTTGGTGATAATCCTGTAAAAGATTTTATCGCACCCCGTAAGCTGGGGTGGCTGGCCCTGCGGTTGCGGCTGCCGGGGCAGTTGCGCGAGGCTGACGAACCGGCCGACGAAGCCGCCGCGCCCCACGAGGAAGTGGGCACGATACAGGAACTCGCCGCCCGTTTGGGCGTGGACATATGA
- a CDS encoding ATP-grasp domain-containing protein, whose product MNVLITSAGRRTSLLAHFKDAAGRRGGKVFAGDMDGLAPALYLADESVQLPRVTTDEYIPFLLDYVKQHDIKLVVPTIDTELAVFAANAAQFAELGCRLLISSPELVGACRDKWNTSLVFEKKGVRVPYSWLPEEALKKDLPEKLFVKPRDGSASQDAYPVERKDLEVMLTQVPNAIVQERVEGREITIDALIDFDGNPIHYVPRIRVKTVGGESVQGLTIKEPGLGEWLESLLKIIGEMGGIGPMTLQAFLTGDEYVLFEINPRFGGGFPLGHAAGGHYPEWLMQMVEGENVAPKLGEYTEGMAMTRSYTEVFTTEPKW is encoded by the coding sequence ATGAACGTACTGATCACATCGGCCGGAAGACGCACGTCCCTGCTGGCCCATTTCAAGGATGCAGCGGGCAGACGCGGCGGCAAGGTCTTTGCCGGCGACATGGACGGGTTGGCTCCGGCCTTGTATCTGGCGGACGAGTCAGTCCAGTTGCCGCGAGTGACCACGGACGAATACATCCCGTTTCTGCTGGACTATGTGAAGCAGCATGACATCAAGCTGGTGGTTCCGACCATCGACACAGAGTTGGCCGTGTTTGCGGCCAATGCAGCGCAGTTCGCTGAGCTCGGCTGCCGTCTCCTGATCTCCTCGCCGGAATTGGTGGGTGCCTGCCGAGACAAGTGGAACACCTCCCTCGTCTTTGAGAAAAAGGGTGTTCGCGTTCCGTATTCGTGGCTGCCTGAAGAGGCTCTCAAGAAAGACCTGCCGGAGAAACTGTTCGTGAAGCCGAGGGACGGCAGCGCCAGTCAGGATGCCTATCCGGTGGAGCGAAAGGACCTTGAGGTGATGCTGACACAGGTGCCCAATGCCATAGTCCAAGAGCGCGTGGAAGGCCGTGAGATCACCATCGATGCCCTGATCGATTTTGACGGCAATCCCATCCATTACGTGCCGCGAATCCGGGTCAAGACCGTGGGCGGTGAGTCTGTGCAGGGTTTGACCATCAAGGAGCCCGGTCTGGGAGAATGGCTTGAATCGTTGCTCAAAATCATCGGTGAAATGGGCGGCATCGGTCCCATGACGTTGCAGGCGTTTCTGACCGGTGACGAGTATGTTCTCTTTGAGATCAATCCCCGTTTTGGCGGTGGATTCCCGTTGGGACATGCCGCAGGCGGACATTACCCCGAGTGGCTGATGCAGATGGTGGAAGGTGAGAACGTAGCACCCAAGCTCGGCGAGTACACCGAGGGTATGGCCATGACCCGTTCCTACACTGAAGTTTTCACCACGGAGCCCAAATGGTAA
- a CDS encoding ACP S-malonyltransferase, translating to MTKIAILFPGQGSQEKGMGKDVAEKYSEALDLWKLAEAESGLPLREIYWDGEAEDMANTRALQPALTVTNLSLWLAAKSKLNAGATGGHSLGEFASLAAAGVLSMEDTIKAVTLRGKLMSESGGAGHGMAAIVKMKQDAVEEIVENAAKETGKELKIANYNSPAQFVISGEKEALDVASEQVKAAKGRAIALAVSGAFHSPLIQEAADEFASFLGGLNWNAPAFPIFHNATALPEPDADKTMAIMQKQMTSSVLWIQTLQSMYGMGLRHFVEVGPKGVLFKMLKPNLKASGDDWTGAAVGNLEQAEAL from the coding sequence ATGACCAAAATAGCAATACTGTTCCCGGGGCAGGGGTCCCAGGAAAAAGGCATGGGCAAGGACGTCGCCGAGAAATACAGCGAGGCGCTGGATCTGTGGAAGCTGGCCGAGGCTGAATCCGGTCTGCCCCTGCGTGAGATTTACTGGGACGGCGAGGCCGAAGACATGGCCAATACCCGTGCCCTGCAGCCGGCCCTGACCGTGACCAATCTGAGCCTGTGGCTGGCGGCCAAGTCCAAACTGAACGCAGGCGCAACCGGTGGCCACAGCCTCGGTGAGTTCGCCTCTCTGGCTGCTGCCGGTGTTCTGTCCATGGAAGACACCATCAAGGCTGTCACCCTGCGCGGCAAGCTCATGAGCGAATCCGGCGGGGCTGGTCACGGCATGGCCGCCATCGTCAAGATGAAGCAGGACGCCGTGGAAGAGATCGTTGAGAACGCTGCCAAGGAAACCGGCAAGGAACTCAAGATCGCCAACTACAACTCCCCGGCCCAGTTCGTCATCAGCGGCGAGAAGGAAGCCCTCGACGTTGCCAGCGAGCAGGTCAAGGCAGCCAAGGGCCGCGCCATTGCTCTGGCCGTGTCCGGCGCATTCCACAGCCCCCTGATTCAGGAAGCCGCCGACGAGTTCGCCTCCTTCCTGGGCGGCCTGAACTGGAATGCTCCGGCCTTCCCGATTTTCCATAACGCCACGGCCCTGCCCGAGCCCGATGCCGACAAGACCATGGCCATCATGCAGAAGCAGATGACATCCTCCGTCCTCTGGATCCAGACCCTGCAGTCCATGTACGGCATGGGCCTGCGCCATTTCGTGGAAGTTGGCCCCAAAGGCGTGCTCTTCAAGATGCTCAAGCCCAACCTCAAGGCATCCGGCGACGACTGGACTGGTGCTGCAGTGGGCAACCTGGAACAGGCCGAAGCCCTGTAG
- the aroE gene encoding shikimate dehydrogenase — MSGKYGIIGWPLGHTMSPTLHNWGFEQLGLDGQYNAYPLEPEKLAAFMEQVRTEPIKGMSVTIPHKQTVMPHLDRITDRAKAVGAVNTLYWDGDMLCGENTDVIGVIAPLKKLTTMPESAMVLGAGGAARAAVAGFLELGIKDVSITNRTLSKAEELANDFGIRCVAWEERMNEAPGLICNTTPLGMSGDMASLTPWDADRFPAGCIAYDIVYNPLDTRFLREATDAGCVTISGLEMFLHQGLAQFRLWTGRDMDEDGARKLLLKALAS; from the coding sequence GTGAGCGGCAAGTACGGCATAATCGGGTGGCCTCTGGGACACACCATGAGTCCCACCCTGCACAACTGGGGATTCGAGCAGCTCGGGCTGGACGGGCAGTATAATGCCTATCCGCTGGAGCCGGAGAAACTGGCTGCATTTATGGAGCAGGTCCGGACAGAGCCCATCAAGGGCATGTCCGTCACCATCCCTCACAAGCAGACCGTCATGCCCCACCTGGACCGGATCACTGACCGGGCCAAGGCCGTAGGCGCCGTAAACACACTCTATTGGGATGGCGACATGCTGTGCGGCGAGAACACTGACGTCATCGGTGTCATCGCCCCCCTGAAGAAGCTGACGACCATGCCTGAATCGGCCATGGTCCTCGGCGCAGGTGGCGCGGCACGGGCTGCGGTTGCCGGTTTTCTGGAGCTGGGCATCAAGGATGTATCCATCACCAACCGTACCCTGAGCAAAGCCGAAGAGCTGGCCAACGACTTCGGCATCCGCTGTGTGGCATGGGAGGAACGCATGAACGAGGCCCCCGGCCTCATCTGCAACACCACGCCGCTGGGCATGTCCGGCGACATGGCCTCCCTGACACCGTGGGACGCGGACCGATTCCCGGCAGGCTGCATCGCCTACGACATCGTATACAACCCGCTCGACACCCGCTTCCTGCGCGAGGCTACCGATGCCGGATGCGTCACCATCTCCGGCCTTGAAATGTTCCTGCACCAGGGGCTGGCCCAGTTTCGCCTCTGGACCGGCAGAGACATGGATGAAGACGGCGCAAGAAAGCTGCTGCTGAAGGCTCTTGCGAGCTAG